A region of the Arenibacter antarcticus genome:
AGGTGCATCTACCGGACCAATTCAAAATGAGGAGCTAAGCAATTATACCTTATTAAACGACCAACGGATGAGGCGCTTAGACAAAACCCTTAAGATTGGGGCAGAAACTGTGTCAAAAATAGAGCGTGTAGATCGGGAAATTACCTGGTTGGTGCTTACCGAAAGTTGGTGCGGTGATGCTGCGCAAACCCTTCCTGTAATGAACAAAATTGCAAACCTTAATAATAAAATTTCCCTAAAGCTGTTATTGCGCGATGAAAATACGGAGCTGATGCAGCGTTTTATGGCCAATGGGTCCATGGCTATTCCAAAGCTGATCGCTATAGACAATGCAAGTGGGGATATTATAGGGGAATGGGGTTCTAGACCTTCCGTAGCCGCCAAAATGGTACAGGATCAAAAGGATAAATATGGGGTGTTTACACCAGAATTTAAAGAGGAATTACAGCAATGGTATAATAAGGATAAAGGGCAAAGTACTATAAAAGACCTGTTACCGCTACTTTTCTTGGAATAAGTAGGTTATCGTTCCCATCTGATCTGAGCGGCTGCCCGAATTAAATTGGGATTTTAAGGCGTATGCTATCGCGTTGTCTATGAGACAACCATTTAAGGTGCTAGAGCTTTTTTTGTTCACTTCGGCTTCAATTACCCTTCCAAGAGTGTCCACTTTAATGTTGATAACTACTTTTCCGCCTTCAATACAGGTGTATATGGGTATGGGTAGGCTGATATGCCTCCTGTCTAGTAGGGAGTAGGAGACCGAAGTGTTTCGTTTTGCTAAATTATTGGTCATAACCTCCTTACTTGCCTCTTTTTCTCCAAGTAACTCTTGTTTTTCCCGTCGTCTTTGCGCAAGTTCTTTTACCCTAGTAGCGTATTCCGAATCTGAACTTAGATATTCTGAAGGATCCTCGCTGTCCGAGGACTGTTCCTGTTCCTCCATAATTTCTTCTAAGGTCTTTAGAGGTTCTGGATTACCGAAACTCGGTTTGTTCGCCTCGTTGTAGGCCATATGGCTCTTTATGGATGCAGATTTGGCCATGTCTTCCATGGCCTCAATTTCTTCCTCAATTATTAACTCGAGATCTTCCTCCTCCAGCAAACTTAATTCAATAACATACTCGTCCTGTTCCTTCTGCCCTAAGTGAATATTGTATAAGGACAATATCAGCAAGGACATGGTAAAGAATGTTATTAATAAAGAAAGCTGCTTCTTGTTCAAGTTCATAGGGTTATAACCGCGTTTTATCAAAAATATTTTAAATTATCGACGAACGGATTGGTTGCCACCTCAGCATATTGATGCCTTTAACTGTCTATCTGCAGTAATTTACCAAATTCCTCGGGGCTTATGGCTTTATTTACGTTGTAATCGCCTATTTTGGTTCTTCTCAGAGCGGATAAATGTGCGCCAGATCCCACTTTTTCGCCAAAATCGTGGGCCAATGA
Encoded here:
- a CDS encoding thioredoxin family protein, encoding MEQKSETLLDSQLIEKSLERGMSYGDYRKMIATLVLEGASTGPIQNEELSNYTLLNDQRMRRLDKTLKIGAETVSKIERVDREITWLVLTESWCGDAAQTLPVMNKIANLNNKISLKLLLRDENTELMQRFMANGSMAIPKLIAIDNASGDIIGEWGSRPSVAAKMVQDQKDKYGVFTPEFKEELQQWYNKDKGQSTIKDLLPLLFLE